The Verrucomicrobiia bacterium genomic interval TTGCCAAGCGCGTGGACCTTGCACTGCCCGGATTGTTTGGGCGCCTGCCCCGGCTGCCGTACGGCGTCCTCCCGATTCCCAGTCATGCCGAGCAGTCGCAGACCACGGCCTACTATCAGCCGGGCGCGGCCGGTTTCGGACGGCCCGGCGTGTTTTATGCCAACACCTACGCGTTGAACATGCGTCCCAAATGGGAGATGGAGGCGCTGACCATTCACGAGGCGGTTCCCGGACATCACCTGCAGATCGCCCTCGCGCAGGAATTGGAGGACGTGCCCGAGTTCCAGAAGCACGCCGGCGTGACCGCCTTTGTGGAGGGCTGGGCGCTGTATTCGGAGCGTCTCGGACCGGCACTGGGGATGTACACCGATCCCTACTCCAGGTTTGGCCAGCTCACCTACGAAATGTGGCGCGCGATCCGGCTCGTCGTGGACACGGGCATGCATGCCCTCGGCTGGACCCGCGAAGAGGCGATCGAGTTCTTCAGGTCGCACTCCGGCAAGACGGGGCATGACATCGTGGTGGAAGTGGACCGCTACCTCGTCTGGCCGGGCCAGGCGCTCGCCTACAAGATCGGGGAGTTGAAGATCCGTGAACTTCGCGACCATGCGGAGCGCGCTTTGGGCGACCGGTTTGATGTCCGGGCTTTTCATGACGCCCTCCTGGGTCGCGGGGCCCTGCCCCTGGAAATACTGGAGCCCAGGATGCGCGCGTGGGTCGCGGACCAGATGGCGTCCGAACCGTGACGGCGCTTCGGGGTGGTGGGGGATTGCGCCGCAGATTTCGAGGCCTGACGACGCCCAGGGTCAGTGCCGGGTCTTCGCGAGGGCCAGAACGAGGCGGCTGGCGATCAACAGCGCGGTAATCAGCAGCAGCAGTCCGCTCCCCTGGGAAATCCGGCACAACGTTGCGGATGAGAAGCGTCCGTGCCCCCGGGAGACGGCGGCGCTGAGCCCGGCGAACCAGGTGCAGCCCGCCACCGCCACCCCGGCGCAGAACAGCAGTTTGCAGGGCAGGGAGGGGCGAAGCACCTCGTGGGCGACCAGGGAGCCGGTGATGCCGATCCACAGCAGCAGCACGCCCGGATTTGCGAGGACCCGCACGAACCCGGTCCAGAATGCCGTGTGCGGGTGCAATTTCTCCTCCACCAGGTGCTCCAGTCGTTCCAGCTCCGGCG includes:
- a CDS encoding LysE family transporter, translating into MTAWQDWIISGAVGLGAGLITAALGGPINITVVNESAQRGFLRGLLIALGATSMEVLYCGLAFAGFAELFQRPVVRASMELVSFLLVLWLGVKYLRAGRLEVAPELERLEHLVEEKLHPHTAFWTGFVRVLANPGVLLLWIGITGSLVAHEVLRPSLPCKLLFCAGVAVAGCTWFAGLSAAVSRGHGRFSSATLCRISQGSGLLLLITALLIASRLVLALAKTRH